The window CGCTGGTTATGTTTAATTGACAGCAGGTGGTAGACCACGGCGTAACGCCTAGAAGGGTCACATTTTTTGCCTGCATATTCCAGGTAATCAACCGCGCACAAGTCGATAAGCTGCTCAAAGGAATATTTTTCACGATCACGCAGCTCAATACATAACGCTTTAATCGCCTCTACATGAGCCACTACGGTGATCTCGCCACCGACACCGTAAGTGACACTTTCAATGACATCCGTAAAATCGTCATTGAGACGCTTAAATAGCGCCTGCTGCATATTAGCCATTAATGACTGCCTATTTAGTTATCGCGCTATGGTATTGGTGCGCTTTATTTTATTTTGCAGTTGAATAATACCAAACAATAATGCCTCTGCTGTTGGCGGGCAACCTGGCACATAAATATCAACGGGCACAATTCGGTCACAGCCGCGTACGACAGAATATGAATAGTGGTAATAACCCCCACCATTAGCACAAGACCCCATTGAAATTACCCAGCGTGGCTCGGCCATTTGCTCATACACTTTGCGCAAGGCTGGCGCCATTTTGTTAACCAGGGTACCAGCAACAATCATCACGTCTGATTGACGTGGGCTAGGACGAAATATAACGCCAAAGCGATCGAGATCGTAACGTGATGCACCAGCATGCATCATTTCAACTGCACAACACGCCAAACCAAAAGTCATTGGCCATAGTGAGCCGGTACGTGCCCAATTAATTACTTTATCCGCGGTGGTAGTGACAATGCTTTTTTCAAAAACGCCTTCTATTCCCATTGCAGCGCGCCTTTTTTCCACTCATAGATAAAGCCTACAACGAGAATGGCCAGAAATACCATCATTGCAGCAAAACCAAACCAGCCAATTTCATCTAACACAATCGCCCACGGAAACAGGAAGGCGATTTCAAGATCAAAAATAATAAACAGGATGGCAACGAGGTAATAGCGCACATCAAATTTCATGCGTGAATCTTCGAAAGCCTCAAAGCCACATTCGTAGGGAGAGTTCTTTTTGGTGTCAGGACGATGCGGCGCTAGCGCGAAACCAGCAATCAGGGGGCCAATACCGAACACAAAGCCCATGAAGATAAACACCAAAATTGGCAGGTAGTTATCAAGCATGCGCGGAGTTTACGGCCAGAGTTGCCTTAGTGTCAACGAGGCTCATTTTTTTATAATTATAAATCATAAACTTATGCCCATAATTAATGGTGCCGATGGCCGGAGTCGAACCGGCACAGCTTACGCCACTGCCCCCTCAAGACAGCGTGTCTACCAATTCCACCACATCGGCTAAACAATAAACCGCTGCCCCAACAAGAGCGCACGATCACTATACTACTTAACGACTAGTTTACGCCTTGCTCTGTGACAGAGCCAATCTCTTCAGGTAACAAAGGCACATCTGCCGGCAGATGTAATTCCTCAGAAATTTGATCTTGAGAGATATTGGTATCAGTAGAAACATCGTTAATACGGGCATCAGCACAGCCTTGTGTAACGCTATTCGAACTCGTCGCCTGGCCAACCGACAAATAGGCCAATATCAGCGAGGTCACAAAAAATACGGTCGCCAAAATTGCAGTGGCACGCGTTAGAAATGAGCCGGAGCCTTGACTACCAAAAACAGTTTGTGATGCACCACTACCAAATGCAGCACCGGCATCAGCACCCTTACCATGCTGCAACAAAACCAACGCAACAAGGGCGATCGCAACCATGACATGAATGATCAATAAAGTTGTTTGCATAACGTCTAATTAAATACCTGGGGCTATGCGCTGGCAGCGCGACAAATGGCTAAAAATGACTGCGCATCCAACGATGCACCACCGATGAGACCACCATCAATATCCGTCTGCGAGAACAACTCTGCCGCATTACCCTCTTTGACACTACCACCATAGAGTATTTGCAACGCCGCTGCGACATCCGCATTTTTTCCCGCAATACGCTGCCGAATAAACGCATGTACTGCTTGCGCTTGTTCAGGCGTTGCTGTCATGCCTGTACCAATTGCCCAAACAGGCTCGTAGGCAAGTACTGCACTACGCAGACCTTCAACACCGTTTGGTAGTGTGAGTATAGCATCGAGCTGGTGTGCAATGACGTTTTCGGTCTGGTTTTGCTGGCGCTCTTCAAGCGATTCTCCCAGACAAAATATTGGAGTTAAACCACATTTCAGTGCAACTGTAAATTTTCTAGCAAGCAATTCATCAGTCTCAGCATATAGAGCTCGACGTTCAGAATGACCAATGATGACATACTGACAACCAACATCCTTGAGCATGTCACCAGCAATTTCACCGGTATAAGCGCCAGGCTGCTGATCACTAAAGTTTTGGGCACCTAAAGCGATATGGCTGTCACTTAGCATGCTTTGCACATCAGCCAAATAGACGAAACTCGGGCATACCACTACTTTCGCAGCAGTGACTGCATCAATGCCTTGCTTAAGGCTTGTGATCAGCTCACGTGCGCTAGCGCGTGAGCCATTCATCTTCCAGTTACCCACTACAAACGGCTGTCGCATTGGGATGTGCTCCATAGCTCAAAAATAGCCGTGCATCTTAGCGAGACGACTGCAATAAAGCAATTTGTAATAGCAATCATGAGAGCCTTTGCACAAAGCAAGTGGCAAAAATACGGCATGCACGTTGCGCCGATGCTTCAAGTACCGCCAATATGCCTGTCTTAGCAAGTTTTCACCAATAGTAAAGCGAAACGACGCAGAAACTGGCTACAGGCATAA of the Gammaproteobacteria bacterium genome contains:
- the secG gene encoding preprotein translocase subunit SecG; its protein translation is MQTTLLIIHVMVAIALVALVLLQHGKGADAGAAFGSGASQTVFGSQGSGSFLTRATAILATVFFVTSLILAYLSVGQATSSNSVTQGCADARINDVSTDTNISQDQISEELHLPADVPLLPEEIGSVTEQGVN
- a CDS encoding triose-phosphate isomerase, yielding MRQPFVVGNWKMNGSRASARELITSLKQGIDAVTAAKVVVCPSFVYLADVQSMLSDSHIALGAQNFSDQQPGAYTGEIAGDMLKDVGCQYVIIGHSERRALYAETDELLARKFTVALKCGLTPIFCLGESLEERQQNQTENVIAHQLDAILTLPNGVEGLRSAVLAYEPVWAIGTGMTATPEQAQAVHAFIRQRIAGKNADVAAALQILYGGSVKEGNAAELFSQTDIDGGLIGGASLDAQSFLAICRAASA
- a CDS encoding NADH-quinone oxidoreductase subunit A, which produces MLDNYLPILVFIFMGFVFGIGPLIAGFALAPHRPDTKKNSPYECGFEAFEDSRMKFDVRYYLVAILFIIFDLEIAFLFPWAIVLDEIGWFGFAAMMVFLAILVVGFIYEWKKGALQWE
- a CDS encoding NADH-quinone oxidoreductase subunit B — its product is MGIEGVFEKSIVTTTADKVINWARTGSLWPMTFGLACCAVEMMHAGASRYDLDRFGVIFRPSPRQSDVMIVAGTLVNKMAPALRKVYEQMAEPRWVISMGSCANGGGYYHYSYSVVRGCDRIVPVDIYVPGCPPTAEALLFGIIQLQNKIKRTNTIAR